gccCCAGGACCATGTGGGTGCAACAGCAGGGATGGGACAGTCACCCAGACCGAGCCGGGGCAGGGCTGTGGGAGCACAGGTCAGTGTGACGTTGGCTGGGGCTCAGCATGCGTGACCCAGGGCTGGGCAGTTCCACTCCTGCACGTAGACACAGACGAGGATGCTCCTAGTAGCCCTACCCAAGTGCTTCTTGCCAGAATGGGTCCATTTGTCCAGTGGGCTGCTGTGCAGCGATTGGACGCAGAACGTCGTCCTGGCTGCACGGACAGGCCTTTGTTTGCAGTCGGCTTCTTGGTTaagctcttttaatttttttaaactttttttttaattagaggcagggtcttgctgtgttgcccagcctggagttcagtggcacaatcactgcagccttgacctctcctgctcaaacagtcctcccaccccagcctcctaagtagttaaGACTACAagcaccaccgtgcccggctacattaaaaaaaattctttttatttttttgagatggaattttgctcttgttgcccagactggagtgtaatggcgtgatctcggctcaccgcaaacctctgcctcccgagttcaagtgattctcctgccacagcctcccgagtaggtgggattacaggcgcctgccaccatgcccggctaattttgtatttttagtagaaacggggtttctccacgttggtcaaggtggtcttgaactcctgacctcgtgatccacccgctgcagcctcccaaagtgctgggattacactcgTGAGCCGCTgtacccagcatttttttttgggagatggagtctcgctctttcacccaggctggagtacaatggtgcaatctcggctcactgcaagctctgcctcccaggttcaagcgattctcctgtcccagcctcccgagtagctgggattacaggtgccagccaccaggcccggctaattttttttgtatttttagtagagacggggttttgctgtgttggccaggctggtcacgaactcctgagcttaggcgatccgcccgccttggctgcccaaagtgctgggattccaggtgtgagccactgctgctGGCCCAGAACCTTAAGTTCTTGATGTACAGAGAACAGCAGCATCATTGAagtgtgatttctgtttttttgtctcCACTAATTGTGAGCAAACATTAGGGTGGGGACTGGGCTGCTTGTGCGGGTCCCACGGGCTTCTTGGGAGCCCAGTGTCAGCAGAGAAGGGGAACGGGGGCCCTCACTGTGGGGAGCAGTTTTGCCTGGAGTGCTGTGAGTTTCTCAGATGGAAACTAAGTGGACAGACTGTTCTGGCAAGAGAGGGATGCGCGGCCGCGTGTGGGCTGGGAAATGCTTGCCTTTGGAATTCCAGGTTTGCCTTGATGTCAGGTGGGCCATGACGGGCATCGTCTGCCCACGCCCGGAGCCCGGCGTCCTGCTCGTTGTTCCTGGGGGTGGGTTCTTGAGCGTTGCCTCCTTGCCGTGTAAATGAATTTGGTTTTAGAAACTCGCTGGTGGTGGCAGAGTCTGCGTAGCAGGTGCTGTGACAGCGTCCCCAGTcgaggtgggagggagagggcAAGGGCCGTGAGGCCCAGTGAGGTGGGGAGTGAGATCCCGGCCTGCTGTGCAGAACCCTGTCCCCGTGCTCTGTCCTTTTGTTCTGCCGCACCCTTTGTTCTTGGATTTTCACCTCAGGAAAGCCAGGTAGCTGCTCCACCCCCAGCCCGGGCCCATCAGTCCGGGAAAAGGGCACAAAGTCTCCTAGCTCCCTGGCTCAGGGCCCAGCCAGTCCTAGCTCCAGGGAGGCTGCAGCCCACAGAGATTTAGCTCCCGGCTCATTGTCACCCCAGGCTAAGCCGCGGACCATGCTGCTGAGCAGGAAGAAGGGAATGGTGCCTCTGTGGAGATCCGGCACTGTCAGTGGCCTGAGGAGTGGACACAGTCGCCTTTTGCTATTCTGAGGCTGTGGGAAGTGGTGGAGGGGCTGGCCTCGTCCCCACTGAGGCCTGGGGTGCCCTTGGAGGCAGCTGTCCTGGTGCACCGAGGGGTCAGGGCACACATGGGTGGCCTGGGAGCGTCCGGGTGGCACTGAGCTAGCGGTGTGATGGGCAGATGGGGAGCTCTGggtgcacagacacacagagcaggggtaggagaggagagaggggacgGCGGCAGAGGCCACAACACACAgagcagggggaggggaggagagaggggacgGCGGCAGAGGCCCTGGTGTTGCCCCCACTGGGGAGAGGGCAGGACCACCTGTTCCCGGGTGTGGAGAGGCCGAGTTTCAGGCACCTCTGAGCACTGCTGGGCAGGTGAGCTGGGGGAAAGGCCGGCCTGAGCACCTGGGGGAAGTCTCGGTAGGGGAGGGGGCGGAGTGCGTCCTTCAGTGTGAACATAGAATATATATACAGACAGCACGCATGCAAGTGCATAAGCATAAACCTAGAAGGAGGTCGTGGGTGAGGTGGGAACCCCAGTTTCCCAGGGGAGAAGTGAGAGGAGGAGGGGTCCTGGGTCGGGCAGCGCGGCCGGCACCACACGCTCCCAGAACGCCGTGTTGGTGAGACAGGATGGGTGCCCCTTCAGATGCACAGCCACCCACCGAAGTAGGAAGAGAAACCCAAGTGTGAGAAACAGGAAATCAGGGCTGCCTGAGTGCTGGGGTTGAGACCTGGGGGAGGTGGGGTCTCGGTGCTGCGGAGTCACGGTGGCACCTGCGCAAAGCCCGAGCTGGGGGGATGATTCCCACCGGCCCTTGGAAGGAAACAGGCTGTTCTGACCTTCCCGGAGGTTGTGGGAAGGGAGGGGGTGTCTTGCCTGAAAAGCCAGTCACCTGAGTGTGAGGCAGGGGTAAGTGTGGCTTTGTACCACGGGGTCTGTCTAGAGAGTAGCATGGAATTAGTCCTGGGGCACCTGGCGGCGGCAGCCACAAAGCCCATCAAGAAGGTGCAGCTGCCAGCCAGGGCGTGAAGGACCCACAGCCCCAGGTCTGCCAGGAAGGTCAAGTGTGCCTGGAGACTGTCTCCCAAGAGCAAGGATCTGCCAACACGTGCAGAGAAAAATGGGATTCAATTGCTAAAACTCTCTGGACAGTGAatgattgcattttcttttttttttcttaagacagtctcaccctgttgctgaggctggcgtgcagtggcaccgtgtcgactcactgcaacctctgtctcctgggttcaagcagttctcctgcctcagcctcccaagtagctgggactacaggcacctgccaccatgcccagctaatttctttttgtatttttagtagagacggggtttcactgtgttagccaggatggctatgatctcctgaccttgtgatccgcccgcctcggcctcccaaagtgctgggattacaggggtgagccaccgcacccggccccgcctggctagtttttatatttttagtagagacggggtttcactgtgttggccaggctggtcttgaactcctgacctcaggtgatccacctgcctcggcctcccaaagtgctgggattacaggtgtgagccaccgtgcctggtgcaATTGCATTTTCAGAGTAATTTTAAATTGGTGGTTGAAACCTTTGAGGACATTGAATGTTCAAAACGGGTAATATGTTTCCCTTTCTTACCGTTTTAGCGTCTGCTTCTGCGCTCTGCCTGGGAGAGGCCCTGGTGGCCTCGTTCCTGGCGCCCGGAGTCCCTGCtgcggccccacccccaggcgGTCCCGGTGACCcatgctgcccagcctggaggtAAAGTCGTTCCTGGCGGTGGCTTCGGCATGTCGTCCTCGGTGAAAACCCCGGCGCTGGAAGAGCTCGCTCCTGGCTCTGAGGAGAAGCCTAAAGGCAAGTCGCCTCTCGGCTGGGGCTCTCTGTTTGGTCACCGAAGCGAGAAGATTGTTTTTGCCAAGAGCGACAGCGGCGTGGATGAGAACGTCCTGACCGTCACCATCACGGAGACCACGGTCATCGAGTCAGACTTGGGTGTGTGGAGCTCACGGGCGCTGCTCTACCTCACACTGTGGTTCTTCTTCAGTTTCTGCACACTCTTCCTCAACAAGTACATCCTGTCCCTGCTGGGAGGCGAGCCCAGCATGCTAGGTAGGCGGCGGCTGGCGCGGGGTGGAGACCAGCTGCCCGGGAGGGTGTGGGGAGCCCGGGTCAGGATGGGAACCCGGGGTGGAGCCCGCTGCAGGTGCGGGGTCGGGATGGGAACCCGGGTCGGGATGGGAACCCGGGGTGGAGCCCGCTGCAGGTGCGGGAGGGGTGATTCTCCCGCTTGGCTTTGGCCCCCTCCCTCCCGCAGGCGCGGTGCAGATGCTGTCCACCACGGTTATCGGGTGTGTGAAAACCCTCGTTCCTTGCTGTTTATATCAGCACAAGGCCCGGCTTTCCTACCCACCCAACTTCCTTATGACGATGCTGTTTGTGGGTCTGATGAGGTAAAGAATCTCACGCTTTGGTTgagtctctttttctttaaatgtaaagTCCCTGTCTTGTTACTAGAGCGGGGACTCTGCTGGCTGGTGAGTTTTCAGTGCAGAGTTTATAAAAGCGTCAGGGCCATCCAGATTTTAGGACACCAGGTGAATGTGAATTCGTGGCTCTCACTGCCTCTTGCGCAGTCAGCTTCTTTCCAGGCTGGTGGTCACAGGACAAGGTGCCTCCTTGTCTCTGGGGCATTTTCAAAGGGTGGCGGATGTCACTTCACGTTGGGCGCAGTGCCATTTCCTGGGGGTTCGACCTAAAGCGTCGCAGAAGCAGGTCCAGGCACCACGTTGGTGATGAGGAGGTGGGAAGAGGGGCTGACGTGCCCATTGACCGAGCAGGTCCCTTGGAGAGAGCCTGCCCAGTGGCTGCAGGTAGACAGACTTGTTCTAAGGTAATGGTGCTTTTTGCTAATTTTTAGGTTTGCAACTGTGGTTTTGGGTTTGGTCAGCCTGAAAAATGTGGCGGTTTCGTTTGCTGAGACGGTGAAGAGCTCCGCCCCCATCTTCACAGTGATCATGTCTCGGATGATTCTAGGGGAGTACACAGGTGAGGCCCCTGGGCCCCACCATCCCAGGCCTTCATCCGCGGTGCCTGTCTTTGCCACCTCCCATGGGGCTCTGCCAAGAGGACCACTCAGAGCGGGGCCCACACTGGCAGTGCCTTCACTTCTCTCCTGAAACATTTTCCCCACGGTCACATGTGCGGGGGTGTCTTGGAGCCTGGTGTCTGCCAGGTCTTCTCACACTGGCATGCGGAGGTCAGGGCAGGGTTGTACCTCATGGCCCTAACTGGGTGGGGAGACAGTTGGGGACTGGGCAGATTCCTGGCAAGCAAGATTACCGCAGGTGCCAATCACTGACCCGAAGAGGATGGGCGGGGGCCGCCTTCGGCCAGCATCACACAGGTGGCTGTGGCTCCTGGTGTATGGGCCAGCCTGTGCCAGCACCCTACAGCCTCCccagcgcccgccaccacagGCCTCTCCTGGGCCCCAGCCCCTGACCTCAGCTGCAACCCAGGCTCTTGCCTCTCCCACCTCTTAATGACTCACAGGCGATTTCCAGCGACATGTAGGCTCCATGTCGCATATCCGGTGTGGCTGCATGAAAACAAGCGAGGGACAGAGGCACCCACAGAGCGTGGCGTCTTGCACGGAGTGGGGGGGGGTATGTACACACGTGTTCGCCTGTTTAAGAAACGACAAGATCTTAAGGCCAAGGCAAATGTCTGTCTGCCTTTGGGGACGGGAGGAGGCTGAGGGTCCAAGGCGGGGTTGGGCTTGCCCCACGTGCACGTGAGACCCGCACACACGTTTAGGTGATTATAACAAAATCAAAGCTTAAAAGTCAactgcttctttgtttttgtttttttgttgttgttgtttttttgaggcagggtcttgctttgtcgccaagctggagtgcagtgatgagatcacgactcactgcaacctctgcctcccgcttaggcgatcctcccacctcagcctgttgGGTAGCTAGGACctcagacatgtgccaccatgcccggctaagttctgtattttgtgtgtgtgtgtgtgtgtgtgtgtgtgtgtgtgtgtgtgtgtgtgtgttttaaactgTGAATG
This DNA window, taken from Macaca mulatta isolate MMU2019108-1 chromosome 1, T2T-MMU8v2.0, whole genome shotgun sequence, encodes the following:
- the SLC35E2 gene encoding solute carrier family 35 member E2B isoform X3, with the translated sequence MLLSRKKGMVPLWRSGTRLLLRSAWERPWWPRSWRPESLLRPHPQAVPVTHAAQPGGKVVPGGGFGMSSSVKTPALEELAPGSEEKPKGKSPLGWGSLFGHRSEKIVFAKSDSGVDENVLTVTITETTVIESDLGVWSSRALLYLTLWFFFSFCTLFLNKYILSLLGGEPSMLGAVQMLSTTVIGCVKTLVPCCLYQHKARLSYPPNFLMTMLFVGLMRFATVVLGLVSLKNVAVSFAETVKSSAPIFTVIMSRMILGEYTGRPSDREEREELQLQPGRGVAASDRWSPVPPSERHGLRPHGEDLPCDIQRRQHREACLVHLAQRHRFWQQDHQLVSSRHSPGDSWGPALQQGQAAPAGGAAEPGCGHRPGPRGHGGAAASTGPQAASLRAGSCQLLLCS
- the SLC35E2 gene encoding solute carrier family 35 member E2B isoform X1, producing the protein MLLSRKKGMVPLWRSGTRLLLRSAWERPWWPRSWRPESLLRPHPQAVPVTHAAQPGGKVVPGGGFGMSSSVKTPALEELAPGSEEKPKGKSPLGWGSLFGHRSEKIVFAKSDSGVDENVLTVTITETTVIESDLGVWSSRALLYLTLWFFFSFCTLFLNKYILSLLGGEPSMLGAVQMLSTTVIGCVKTLVPCCLYQHKARLSYPPNFLMTMLFVGLMRFATVVLGLVSLKNVAVSFAETVKSSAPIFTVIMSRMILGEYTVCKMFFRKSFSAGTNTGSRRPSDREEREELQLQPGRGVAASDRWSPVPPSERHGLRPHGEDLPCDIQRRQHREACLVHLAQRHRFWQQDHQLVSSRHSPGDSWGPALQQGQAAPAGGAAEPGCGHRPGPRGHGGAAASTGPQAASLRAGSCQLLLCS
- the SLC35E2 gene encoding solute carrier family 35 member E2B isoform X5, whose protein sequence is MLLSRKKGMVPLWRSGTRLLLRSAWERPWWPRSWRPESLLRPHPQAVPVTHAAQPGGKVVPGGGFGMSSSVKTPALEELAPGSEEKPKGKSPLGWGSLFGHRSEKIVFAKSDSGVDENVLTVTITETTVIESDLGVWSSRALLYLTLWFFFSFCTLFLNKYILSLLGGEPSMLGAVQMLSTTVIGCVKTLVPCCLYQHKARLSYPPNFLMTMLFVGLMRFATVVLGLVSLKNVAVSFAETVKSSAPIFTVIMSRMILGEYTGLLVNLSLIPVMGGLALCTATEISFNVLGFSAALSTNIMDCLQNVFSKKLLSGDKYRFSAPELQFYTSAAAVAMLIPARVFFTDVPVIGRSGKSFSYNQDVVLLLLTDGVLFHLQSVTAYALMGKISPVTFSVASTVKHALSIWLSVIVFGNKITSLSAVGTALVTVGVLLYNKARQHQQEALQSLAVATGRAPEDTVEPLLPQDPRQHP
- the SLC35E2 gene encoding solute carrier family 35 member E2B isoform X4; this encodes MSSSVKTPALEELAPGSEEKPKGKSPLGWGSLFGHRSEKIVFAKSDSGVDENVLTVTITETTVIESDLGVWSSRALLYLTLWFFFSFCTLFLNKYILSLLGGEPSMLGAVQMLSTTVIGCVKTLVPCCLYQHKARLSYPPNFLMTMLFVGLMRFATVVLGLVSLKNVAVSFAETVKSSAPIFTVIMSRMILGEYTGLLVNLSLIPVMGGLALCTATEISFNVLGFSAALSTNIMDCLQNVFSKKLLSGDKYRFSAPELQFYTSAAAVAMLIPARVFFTDVPVIGRSGKSFSYNQDVVLLLLTDGVLFHLQSVTAYALMGKISPVTFRPGSISLLEEGNKNVIAGRARWLKPVIPALWEAETGGSRGQEIETILANTVKPRLY